Proteins co-encoded in one Rattus rattus isolate New Zealand chromosome 5, Rrattus_CSIRO_v1, whole genome shotgun sequence genomic window:
- the LOC116900716 gene encoding BPI fold-containing family A member 2-like produces MFQLGSLVVLCGLIIGTSGSLSDIFQNSELGPESVWSEINYRIRHTLETLDLDMLADDLSKRGIELKMDDLRILDLKYEVSPNGDEVTLKMPMAFNASLSLPARDLTTNISISMEAITSFAIEKDPETGRRVLHMQRCSLNTDNTSISLLNRKSNFVNFVLDSALYLVKRALTFPVRRQLCPVLELIISNSFLPDQLFKMQAGIST; encoded by the exons ATGTTCCAACTTGGGAGCCTTGTTGTTTTGTGTGGCCTGATCATTGGGACCTCAGGATCACTTTCTG atatcTTTCAAAACTCAGAGCTGGGTCCGGAGTCAGTTTGGTCAGAAATCAATTACAGAATTAGACACACGTTGGAGACATTGGATCTTGACATGTTAGCTGACGATTTATCTAAGAGGGGAATCGA GTTGAAAATGGATGATCTCAGAATTCTGGACCTGAAGTATGAAGTGTCTCCCAATGGTGATGAAGTTACCCTGAAGATGCCCATGGCTTTTaatgcatctctgtctct GCCTGCCCGTGATTTAACTACTAACATCTCTATTTCTATGGAGGCAATAACTTCCTTTGCTATTGAAAAAGATCCCGAGACTGGCCGTCGTGTCCTGCACATGCAGCGATGCTCACTTAATACAGACAATACCTCCATTAGCTTGTTGAACAG aaaaagtaACTTTGTCAACTTTGTTCTGGACTCTGCATTGTACCTCGTGAAAAGGGCCCTGACATTTCCCGTGAGACGCCAA tTGTGTCCAGTGCTCGAACTAATCATCAGCAACTCCTTTCTTCCTGACCAACTCT TCAAAATGCAGGCTGGAATCTCCACCTGA